A section of the Ciceribacter thiooxidans genome encodes:
- a CDS encoding ABC transporter ATP-binding protein — protein MKRGDRVTDIEASRTGSLLVVRGLTKLFGSFAACQDIDFDIKPGEIHALLGENGAGKSTLVKMLFGVLAPSGGEIAWEGNPVSIASPAAARKLGIGMVFQHFSLFEALTVAENIALSLDSGTPLAAVAKKAEELSRLYGLPLDPGAHVADLSVGERQRIEIVRALLQNPKLIILDEPTSVLTPQEADRLFETLAKLKAEGRSVLYISHRLEEVQRICDRATVLRHGRVTGECDPRQETPASLARMMVGSDIAIVHNAGTADAGAVQLEVQALSAPARTPFAVALKDVALTVRAGQVLAIAGVAGNGQSELFDALSGEYPVSDRDAIRIRGKAVGRLGINERRLLGAGFVPEERQGHAAIGTLPLSDNLVLARHRSDRKAFLAGGVFGLLRHSVVRAAAKRIAEAMDVRKSGDDPLAGSLSGGNLQKFIVGRELDRQPAVLVVNQPTWGVDAGAASRIRQSLIDLARNGSAVVVISQDLDEIFEIATDIAVISEGRLSPAEPAAAMTREKIGLLMGGLHESKAEPGPAHAH, from the coding sequence ATGAAAAGAGGGGATCGCGTGACGGACATCGAGGCATCGCGAACCGGCAGCCTTCTGGTGGTCCGCGGCTTGACGAAGCTGTTCGGCAGCTTCGCGGCCTGCCAGGATATTGATTTCGACATCAAGCCGGGAGAAATCCACGCCCTCCTCGGAGAAAACGGCGCCGGCAAGTCGACGCTGGTCAAAATGCTGTTCGGCGTCCTCGCCCCGAGCGGCGGCGAGATCGCATGGGAAGGAAATCCGGTCTCGATCGCTTCCCCCGCCGCTGCGCGCAAACTCGGCATCGGCATGGTCTTCCAGCACTTCTCGCTTTTCGAAGCGCTGACGGTCGCCGAAAACATCGCGCTCTCGCTCGATTCCGGAACGCCGCTCGCCGCTGTCGCCAAGAAGGCGGAGGAGCTTTCTCGTCTCTATGGCCTGCCGCTCGATCCCGGCGCCCATGTCGCCGACCTCTCCGTCGGTGAGCGCCAGCGTATCGAGATCGTCCGCGCGCTATTGCAAAATCCGAAACTCATCATCCTCGACGAACCGACCTCGGTGCTGACCCCGCAGGAAGCGGATCGTCTCTTCGAGACGCTCGCAAAGCTGAAGGCGGAGGGGCGGTCTGTACTCTATATCAGCCACCGGCTCGAGGAGGTGCAGCGCATCTGCGACCGCGCGACGGTGCTGCGCCACGGCCGTGTGACCGGCGAATGCGACCCGCGCCAGGAGACGCCGGCCTCGCTCGCCCGTATGATGGTCGGCAGCGATATTGCCATCGTGCACAATGCCGGCACCGCCGACGCAGGGGCGGTACAGCTGGAGGTGCAAGCGCTTTCCGCTCCTGCCCGCACGCCCTTCGCCGTCGCACTGAAGGACGTTGCGTTGACGGTGAGGGCAGGGCAGGTACTGGCGATCGCCGGCGTCGCCGGCAACGGCCAAAGCGAACTCTTCGATGCGCTCTCCGGCGAGTATCCCGTGTCTGATCGCGACGCGATCCGCATTCGCGGAAAGGCCGTCGGTCGCCTCGGCATCAACGAGCGGCGGCTTCTCGGCGCCGGCTTCGTTCCGGAGGAGCGGCAGGGCCACGCGGCGATCGGCACCCTGCCGCTTTCCGACAATCTGGTGCTCGCCCGCCATCGCTCGGACCGCAAGGCATTCCTGGCCGGCGGCGTGTTCGGTCTCCTCCGTCATTCGGTCGTCCGGGCGGCGGCCAAACGGATCGCCGAGGCGATGGACGTGCGCAAGAGCGGCGACGATCCGCTCGCCGGCTCGCTCTCCGGCGGCAATCTGCAGAAATTCATCGTCGGGCGAGAGCTCGATCGCCAACCGGCAGTCCTGGTGGTCAACCAGCCCACCTGGGGCGTCGATGCCGGCGCGGCGAGCCGCATCCGCCAATCGCTGATAGATCTCGCCCGCAACGGCTCGGCGGTGGTCGTCATCAGCCAGGACCTCGACGAGATCTTCGAGATCGCGACGGACATCGCCGTGATTTCCGAGGGACGCCTCTCGCCCGCCGAACCTGCCGCCGCCATGACCCGCGAGAAGATCGGCCTTCTCATGGGCGGATTGCACGAAAGCAAAGCCGAGCCAGGGCCCGCCCATGCGCATTGA
- a CDS encoding quinone oxidoreductase family protein codes for MAKTQAILIRDLGGPDVLRLEEVDLAAPAAGEVQIRHAAVGLNFIDVYFRTGLYKAPNGLPFVPGKEAAGTVTAVGPGVTDFRVGDRVAYAGADGAYAVERNVATRHLVKVPDEIPLETAAAMMLKGMTAEYLLNRTYKVGPDTVLLFHAAAGGVGLIAGQWAKALGATVIGTAGSPEKIELALRHGYDHVIDYRNDDFVARVRELTGGKGVDVVYDSVGRDVFPRSLDCLRPRGMWVLFGQSSGPVEAFDMGLLAQKGSLYATRPSLFAYIATPAELAACANSLFDVVRSNKVRININQTYPLADARRAHEDLESRKTSGTTLLIP; via the coding sequence GTGGCAAAGACGCAGGCAATCCTGATCCGTGACCTCGGCGGCCCGGATGTCCTTCGGCTCGAGGAGGTCGACCTTGCCGCACCAGCCGCCGGCGAGGTGCAGATCCGTCACGCCGCCGTCGGCCTCAACTTCATCGACGTTTACTTCCGCACCGGGCTCTACAAGGCGCCGAACGGCTTGCCGTTCGTGCCGGGCAAGGAAGCGGCGGGTACGGTGACGGCCGTCGGTCCGGGCGTCACGGACTTCCGCGTTGGCGACAGGGTCGCCTACGCCGGGGCGGACGGCGCCTACGCCGTCGAACGCAACGTCGCCACCCGCCATCTCGTGAAAGTGCCGGACGAGATCCCGCTCGAGACGGCGGCTGCGATGATGCTGAAGGGCATGACGGCGGAATACCTGCTCAACCGCACATACAAGGTCGGACCCGACACGGTGCTGCTCTTCCACGCGGCGGCGGGCGGCGTCGGCCTCATCGCCGGCCAGTGGGCGAAGGCACTCGGCGCCACGGTCATCGGCACGGCCGGGTCACCGGAGAAGATCGAACTCGCGCTCCGCCACGGCTACGACCACGTCATCGACTACCGCAACGACGATTTCGTCGCCCGGGTCAGGGAGCTGACCGGCGGCAAGGGTGTCGACGTCGTCTACGATTCCGTCGGCCGCGACGTGTTCCCGCGCTCGCTCGATTGCCTCAGGCCACGCGGCATGTGGGTGCTCTTCGGCCAGTCGTCCGGGCCGGTCGAGGCGTTTGACATGGGCCTTCTGGCGCAGAAGGGCTCGCTCTACGCGACACGCCCGTCGCTCTTCGCCTACATTGCGACGCCGGCCGAACTGGCGGCCTGTGCAAATTCGCTGTTTGATGTTGTGCGGAGCAACAAAGTGCGTATCAATATCAATCAGACCTATCCTTTGGCCGACGCCCGTCGCGCCCACGAGGATCTGGAATCAAGAAAAACAAGCGGAACGACCTTGCTGATCCCCTGA
- the pcsA gene encoding phosphatidylcholine synthase, which produces MKIFNYRRVPYAEIRAFSVHVLTASGSFLAFLGVVAAAERRFVDMFWWLGLALLVDGIDGPIARKVRVKDVLPTWSGDTLDNIIDYVTYVLLPAFALYQSGMIGEPWSFVAAGMIVVSSAIYYADMGMKTDEYFFSGFPVVWNMIVFSLFVIDASATTAMAVVVVSVVLTFLPIHFLHPVRVERLRPVNIAIFLAWCAFGGYALLLHFATPQWVVVCFVATGIYLYGVGAVLQFFPSLGRK; this is translated from the coding sequence ATGAAAATCTTCAACTACCGCCGTGTGCCCTATGCCGAAATCCGCGCCTTTTCGGTTCACGTCCTGACGGCCTCCGGCTCGTTTCTCGCCTTTCTCGGCGTGGTCGCAGCCGCCGAACGACGCTTCGTCGACATGTTCTGGTGGCTCGGGCTGGCACTGCTGGTCGACGGCATCGACGGGCCGATCGCCCGCAAGGTGCGCGTCAAAGACGTTCTGCCCACCTGGTCCGGCGACACGCTGGACAACATCATCGACTACGTGACCTACGTGCTGCTGCCGGCCTTCGCACTCTACCAGAGCGGCATGATCGGAGAACCGTGGTCGTTCGTGGCCGCAGGCATGATCGTCGTGTCGAGCGCTATCTACTATGCCGACATGGGCATGAAGACGGACGAGTACTTCTTCTCCGGTTTTCCCGTGGTCTGGAACATGATCGTCTTCTCGCTGTTCGTCATCGACGCTTCGGCGACGACCGCGATGGCCGTTGTCGTGGTGTCGGTGGTGCTGACCTTCCTGCCGATCCATTTCCTGCATCCGGTCAGGGTGGAACGGCTGCGGCCGGTCAACATCGCGATCTTCCTCGCCTGGTGCGCCTTCGGCGGCTACGCATTGCTTCTGCATTTTGCGACCCCGCAATGGGTCGTCGTCTGTTTCGTCGCGACCGGCATCTATCTCTACGGGGTCGGTGCCGTGCTGCAATTCTTCCCCTCGCTCGGACGCAAGTAG
- a CDS encoding UbiH/UbiF family hydroxylase, whose product MKHFEVAVVGAGLAGSIAALALARGGRSVVLVAPERDVVDQRTTALMDQSIRFMERLGLWDEIRPSAEALSTMQIIDGTKRLLRAPVVAFRSAEIGLDAFGYNIPNEALISVLKKAVAAENNITSIAGAAERIEIGADRIVITLEDGEEVTADFVVGADGRGSMTRESAGVAVSKWSYPQTAVVLNFRHTLPHRNISTEFHGESGPFTQVPLPGLRSSLVWVVEPAEATRLTSLSLEALSGEVERRMQSMLGKVTVEDRVQAWPLSSMTAERFGKGRAAFIGEAAHAFPPIGAQGLNLSLRDVMALVEILCSRADRPIDPRAGDSFDRRRRIDVVSRTASVDLLNRSLLSDFLPVQVLRTAGLHVLSGFGPLRQLVMREGVEPGRGFSALPLFLKERLGVRGRGRAAEDRS is encoded by the coding sequence ATGAAGCATTTCGAAGTTGCGGTTGTCGGTGCGGGACTGGCCGGCTCGATTGCAGCGCTGGCGCTCGCCCGCGGCGGTCGCTCGGTGGTACTCGTCGCACCGGAGCGCGACGTCGTCGATCAGCGCACTACCGCGCTGATGGACCAGTCGATCCGCTTCATGGAACGGCTCGGGCTCTGGGATGAAATCCGGCCGTCTGCGGAAGCGCTTTCGACCATGCAGATCATCGACGGCACCAAACGGCTGTTGCGGGCACCGGTCGTCGCCTTCCGAAGCGCCGAGATCGGTCTCGACGCCTTCGGCTACAATATCCCGAACGAAGCGCTGATTTCCGTATTGAAGAAGGCCGTCGCCGCCGAAAACAACATCACCAGCATCGCCGGCGCCGCCGAGCGCATCGAGATCGGCGCCGACCGTATTGTCATCACGCTCGAAGACGGCGAAGAGGTGACGGCCGACTTCGTCGTGGGCGCGGACGGTCGCGGCTCGATGACGCGCGAAAGCGCAGGTGTTGCCGTGAGCAAGTGGTCCTATCCGCAGACCGCGGTGGTACTGAATTTCAGGCATACGCTGCCGCATCGCAATATTTCGACGGAGTTCCATGGCGAATCGGGACCGTTCACCCAGGTTCCGCTGCCCGGCCTGCGCTCGAGTCTCGTCTGGGTGGTGGAGCCCGCCGAAGCGACACGGCTCACCTCTCTTTCTCTTGAGGCACTCAGCGGCGAGGTCGAGAGGCGCATGCAGTCGATGCTCGGCAAGGTGACCGTCGAGGACCGCGTCCAGGCCTGGCCGCTCTCCAGCATGACGGCGGAGCGTTTCGGCAAGGGCCGGGCGGCCTTCATCGGCGAGGCGGCGCATGCTTTTCCGCCGATCGGTGCGCAGGGGCTCAATCTCAGCCTGCGCGACGTGATGGCGCTCGTTGAAATCCTCTGCTCCCGAGCGGACCGTCCCATCGATCCCCGCGCCGGCGACAGCTTCGACCGCCGCCGCCGCATCGACGTCGTCAGCCGCACGGCGAGCGTCGACCTCCTCAACCGCTCGCTGCTGTCCGATTTCCTGCCCGTGCAGGTTCTGAGAACCGCGGGGCTGCACGTTCTTTCCGGGTTCGGACCGCTGCGCCAGTTGGTGATGCGCGAGGGCGTGGAGCCCGGGCGCGGCTTCTCCGCACTGCCGCTCTTCCTGAAAGAGCGGCTGGGTGTCAGGGGAAGAGGTCGGGCGGCAGAAGACCGGTCGTGA
- a CDS encoding AEC family transporter produces MADIIALVLPFFGLILIGYISGKLGRQPAAALGWLNFFVIYVSLPSLFFKLVSRTPLSELTRIDFIAASLAATYTIFLLVFLIGRFIRGNSIADCTIQALAGAYGNIGYMGPGLALLAFGEAAAVPVALVFCFENAAHFIAAPALMAFAGDDARPRTAVAADVVKRIITHPFIIATAIGFLAAAFSFEPPLALQRLIDYLAQAAAPCALFAMGVTLALRPLKRIPAEIGYIVPVKLLLHPLLAWIVLGLAGNFDPLWIYTAVLLASLPTATNVFVIGQQYGVWQERASATILITTVLSVLTVSGLLYAITTGLLPPDLFP; encoded by the coding sequence ATGGCCGACATCATCGCATTGGTTCTCCCGTTCTTCGGGCTGATCCTGATCGGCTACATCTCCGGTAAGCTCGGCCGCCAACCGGCCGCCGCCCTCGGCTGGCTGAATTTCTTCGTCATCTACGTGTCGCTGCCGTCGCTGTTCTTCAAGCTCGTCTCGCGCACGCCGCTTTCGGAGCTGACGCGCATCGATTTCATCGCGGCCTCGCTTGCCGCCACCTACACGATCTTCCTGCTCGTCTTCCTGATCGGCCGCTTCATCCGGGGCAATTCGATCGCCGACTGCACGATCCAGGCGCTCGCCGGCGCCTACGGCAATATCGGCTACATGGGGCCGGGGCTGGCGCTCCTCGCCTTCGGCGAGGCAGCGGCCGTGCCGGTCGCGCTGGTCTTCTGCTTCGAGAACGCCGCCCACTTCATCGCCGCGCCGGCGCTGATGGCGTTTGCCGGCGACGATGCCCGGCCGCGAACAGCCGTCGCAGCCGATGTCGTGAAGCGGATCATCACCCATCCCTTCATCATCGCGACGGCGATCGGCTTTCTGGCGGCCGCGTTTTCCTTCGAACCGCCGCTGGCGCTGCAGCGCCTCATCGACTATCTCGCCCAGGCCGCCGCCCCTTGCGCACTCTTCGCCATGGGGGTCACGCTCGCGCTTCGCCCCCTGAAGCGCATTCCCGCCGAGATCGGCTACATCGTCCCGGTCAAGTTGCTACTGCATCCGCTGCTTGCCTGGATCGTGCTCGGTCTTGCCGGCAATTTCGATCCGCTGTGGATCTACACCGCCGTCCTGCTCGCCTCGCTGCCGACGGCGACCAACGTCTTCGTCATCGGCCAGCAATACGGCGTCTGGCAGGAACGCGCGTCTGCGACGATCCTGATCACCACGGTGCTTTCGGTGCTGACGGTCTCGGGCCTGCTCTACGCGATCACGACCGGTCTTCTGCCGCCCGACCTCTTCCCCTGA
- a CDS encoding cytochrome c biogenesis CcdA family protein — MSIADISLLSALLAGALSFLSPCVLPLVPPYLCYMAGISVEQFRGEGHAEANPAARRAVMFAALAFTLGFATVFVALGAGASTVGTLLRQHLDLLAKIGGLIIIVMGLNFLGVFRIGFLASEMRFQGQGKPATLGGAYVMGLAFAFGWTPCIGPVLGAILGVAASRETVGDGATLLAVYSLGLAVPFWIAAAFSGAFMRFLVRFRRHLGLVEKLIGTLLVLTGLAFMFGFVSNLAIWFQQTFPILSQIG; from the coding sequence GTGTCGATTGCCGATATTTCCCTGTTGAGTGCGCTTCTGGCCGGTGCGCTGTCGTTCCTGTCGCCCTGCGTGCTGCCGCTCGTTCCGCCCTATCTCTGCTATATGGCCGGTATTTCCGTCGAGCAGTTCCGCGGCGAGGGCCATGCGGAGGCCAATCCGGCGGCACGGCGCGCGGTCATGTTCGCGGCACTCGCCTTCACGCTCGGTTTCGCCACTGTCTTCGTGGCGCTCGGGGCTGGCGCCTCGACCGTCGGCACGCTGCTTCGGCAGCATCTCGACCTGCTCGCCAAGATCGGTGGCCTCATCATCATCGTCATGGGGCTCAATTTCCTCGGCGTTTTTCGCATCGGCTTTCTTGCGAGCGAAATGCGATTCCAGGGGCAGGGCAAGCCCGCCACTCTCGGCGGAGCCTATGTCATGGGGCTCGCCTTCGCCTTCGGATGGACGCCCTGCATCGGTCCGGTGCTCGGCGCGATCCTCGGCGTTGCGGCCTCGCGCGAGACCGTCGGCGACGGCGCGACGCTGCTTGCGGTCTATTCGCTCGGCCTTGCGGTACCGTTCTGGATCGCGGCCGCCTTCTCCGGCGCCTTCATGCGTTTCCTCGTCCGCTTCCGCCGCCATCTCGGCCTCGTCGAGAAGCTGATCGGTACGCTGCTGGTGCTGACCGGGCTCGCCTTCATGTTCGGTTTCGTCTCGAACCTCGCAATCTGGTTCCAGCAGACCTTTCCAATCCTTTCGCAAATCGGCTAA
- a CDS encoding copper homeostasis protein CutC, whose amino-acid sequence MAESDGGGDRRKPLLEVCVDDPAGLAAAIEGGADRIELCAALSLGGLAPSQGFMAHAARSPIPVHALIRPRTGDFVFFADDLRVMVDDVRAARSAGLAGVVIGALQLDGQIDVAALEALIAVAEGMDLTLNRAFDLARDQEEALETAVRLGFSRILTSGGARTVVEGLPRLERLANRAAGRLSIMPGSGVRPETAEALLSLPGVFELHASCSAPMDATDPRLSAFGFSQAGERRTTVAAVRAMKERMAAVRR is encoded by the coding sequence ATGGCGGAAAGTGACGGCGGAGGTGATCGCCGAAAGCCCCTCCTGGAAGTCTGCGTCGATGATCCCGCCGGTCTTGCCGCGGCGATCGAGGGCGGCGCGGACCGTATCGAACTCTGTGCCGCGCTTTCGCTCGGCGGGCTCGCCCCGTCGCAAGGCTTCATGGCCCATGCCGCCCGTTCGCCGATCCCCGTCCATGCGCTGATCCGGCCCCGGACCGGCGATTTCGTATTCTTCGCGGACGATCTGCGCGTCATGGTCGACGATGTCCGTGCGGCCCGCTCGGCAGGTCTTGCCGGAGTGGTGATCGGTGCGTTGCAGCTGGACGGTCAGATCGACGTCGCGGCGCTCGAAGCATTGATCGCCGTGGCCGAAGGCATGGACCTGACGCTAAACCGTGCCTTCGATCTCGCCCGAGATCAGGAGGAGGCGCTCGAAACCGCGGTGCGACTCGGATTTTCGCGCATTCTGACCTCGGGCGGCGCAAGGACGGTCGTCGAAGGGCTCCCGCGGCTTGAACGGCTGGCGAACCGGGCCGCCGGCCGGCTCTCGATCATGCCGGGTTCGGGCGTGCGACCGGAGACTGCTGAAGCCTTGCTCTCACTGCCCGGCGTCTTCGAGCTTCATGCCTCGTGCAGCGCGCCTATGGACGCCACCGATCCGCGACTTTCTGCCTTCGGCTTCTCGCAAGCGGGTGAAAGACGCACGACGGTTGCTGCTGTCCGGGCGATGAAAGAGCGAATGGCGGCGGTGCGGAGATAG
- a CDS encoding MFS transporter has translation MLSTLTLLLRHPPVRTGAFAIFLFGASGAATSPYMSMIGIRELGLSDRAYSVLIFAAALVNVSASIAAGILVDRLGHYRRPMLVASLFGVAGFAMVYAFPSAPVFVVATLLFIPVYGSINSLIFASIRAASAGMAARELIAVNSAVRAVLSLSWVLVPGIVGALLAGGPSMLPAFLFASTACGACFLLFVLSSSKADTGRRAGARRSAFLASLGEIASGRVLPRVVAIALISSMLHVNGAVLPLVVTGKAGGTAVDVGVIVGIVAFLEIVFIVFWGWVEARTSARFAMIASASAYAAYLVFLGLADAPRDVYVLTLVASLGAAGIISVPITYLQDLIAERAGLGSSLIAVNVFLSGGLSSLAFALGTAISDYAGTAILGAFVGVCGIVLLHLLDRSGSAAFREADDGGK, from the coding sequence ATGCTGTCGACCCTGACGCTCCTCCTTCGCCATCCGCCGGTCCGCACCGGCGCGTTTGCGATCTTCCTGTTCGGCGCGTCGGGAGCGGCAACCTCGCCCTACATGTCGATGATCGGCATCCGTGAACTCGGGCTGTCGGACCGGGCCTATTCCGTGCTGATCTTCGCCGCCGCGCTGGTGAACGTCAGCGCCAGCATTGCCGCGGGCATTCTGGTCGACCGCCTCGGACACTACCGGCGTCCGATGCTCGTCGCGTCGCTCTTTGGCGTCGCCGGCTTCGCGATGGTCTATGCATTTCCGTCGGCGCCGGTCTTCGTGGTCGCCACACTCCTCTTCATTCCCGTCTACGGCTCGATCAATTCGCTGATCTTCGCCAGCATCAGGGCGGCTTCCGCCGGCATGGCCGCACGCGAGCTGATCGCGGTCAACTCGGCTGTTCGCGCCGTGCTCTCGCTCTCCTGGGTGCTGGTGCCGGGCATCGTCGGCGCGCTTCTCGCCGGCGGCCCGTCGATGTTGCCCGCCTTCCTGTTTGCAAGCACCGCCTGCGGCGCCTGTTTCCTGCTCTTCGTCCTGTCGTCGTCGAAGGCCGATACTGGACGAAGGGCCGGTGCCCGGCGCAGCGCCTTCCTCGCCTCGCTGGGCGAGATCGCCTCGGGCAGGGTTCTGCCGCGGGTCGTCGCGATCGCGCTGATATCCTCGATGCTGCACGTCAACGGCGCCGTGCTGCCTCTCGTCGTCACCGGCAAGGCGGGAGGTACGGCGGTCGATGTCGGCGTCATTGTCGGCATCGTCGCGTTTCTGGAGATCGTCTTCATCGTTTTCTGGGGATGGGTGGAGGCGCGCACATCCGCGCGCTTCGCCATGATCGCGAGCGCATCGGCCTATGCCGCCTACCTCGTCTTCCTCGGCCTCGCCGATGCGCCGCGCGACGTCTACGTCCTGACGCTGGTCGCAAGCCTCGGGGCGGCCGGTATCATCTCCGTTCCGATCACCTATCTGCAGGACCTGATCGCCGAGCGCGCCGGGCTCGGCAGTTCGCTCATCGCCGTCAACGTCTTCCTGAGTGGCGGCCTGAGTTCGCTGGCGTTTGCCCTCGGCACCGCGATCAGCGACTATGCCGGCACGGCGATTCTGGGAGCTTTCGTCGGGGTGTGCGGGATCGTGCTGCTACATCTCCTCGATCGCTCCGGTAGTGCGGCATTTCGGGAGGCGGACGATGGCGGAAAGTGA